A single window of Botrytis cinerea B05.10 chromosome 15, complete sequence DNA harbors:
- the Bcebdp1 gene encoding Bcebdp1 — MSSYFSRMTSYHPYHPVDINLSGKYVENSFSPTILMVTFGTTWALVLGATLFAVRRFYPRLSIKDQGLVLWFILTGSIHIFFEGYFVYNHARMASRTDFFGQLWKEYALSDSRYMSSDSFLLTIETWTVILWGPLSYLTAVYITQNSQFRHTVQALVSTGELYGNLLYLVTSLLDEYTTGKRYYRPEPLYFWVYFVLMNSIWLFVPGFALYDSVMASARSFEYSDPPYAAKRTRKAKDDGSKKEKEYRKVPASQESDTRSRRGKAKSYNDDYSG; from the exons ATGTCAAGCTACTTTTCTCGGATGACCTCATATCATCCATACCATCCGGTCGATATCAATCTCTCTGGAAAGTATGTGGAAAATAGTTTCAGTCCAACCATCCTCATGGTCACCTTCGGAACAACGTGGGCTTTGGTGCTCGGCGCGACACTCTTTGCCGTGAGGAGATTCTATCCTAGACTCAGTATAAAGGATCAAGGACTTGTTCTATGGTTTATCTTGA CGGGGTCAATCCACATCTTTTTTGAAGGATACTTTGTCTACAATCATGCTCGAATGGCAAGCAGGACAGACTTCTTCGGTCAACTGTGGAAGGAATATGCTCTATCCGATTCGAGATATATGTCCTCCGATTCATTTCTGTTGACCATAGAGACGTGGACTGTT ATACTTTGGGGACCGCTATCTTACCTTACAGCCGTATACATCACCCAAAATTCGCAATTTCGACACACAGTACAAGCGCTTGTTTCAACAGGAGAACTTTATGGAAATTTACTGTACCTTGTTACCAGTCTCCTTGATGAGTACACCACTGGCAAACGGTACTATCGACCGGAACCATTGTACTTTTGGGTATATTTCGTATTAATGAACTCAATATGGTTGTTTGTGCCTGGCT TTGCCCTCTACGACAGTGTTATGGCTTCCGCAAGATCCTTCGAGTATTCAGATCCACCCTATGCAGCAAAACGCACAAGAAAAGCCAAGGATGATGGAAgtaaaaaggaaaaggaatatCGCAAAGTTCCTGCCTCTCAGGAATCCGATACAAGGTCGAGACGGGGAAAGGCTAAATCATACAACGACGATTATTCGGGCTAG
- the Bcalg7 gene encoding Bcalg7, whose protein sequence is MKSTSPTRTRSSLSLSESLFHLSLTILCVSLLLKTLSRENGEPLIASLAFSGLAFSATYSMIRWLGPTFMKAGLKGKDMSKRDKKEIPETMGAVCAVVYLLIIIVFIPFPFYKDIVAATSGGGNRDVVREGGLEAGLGMDVENGRFLHRFPHSKLASYLSAVLSLQSVVILGIGDDLFDIRWRHKFFIPAIASIPILIVYFVDFGVTQIVIPIPLQPYLGELFQLGPLYYIYMASIAIFCPNSINILAGINGIEVSQSLIIAFLLVLNDTLYLLTPYPHPATDSHLFSLYMLLPFIGVSLALLSHNWYPSSVFVGDTYCYFAGMVFAICGILGHFSKTLLLLLIPQTFNFLYSVPQLFHLIPCPRHRLPYFNAKTNLLEPSITPWPSPPKKHQLLLLSLLHKFYLIDLKFNSEGEIIESSNFTLLNLWLVWFGPRREDRLAMEILGMQMVCGLIGLFVRHRLALLIFKSDNLSV, encoded by the exons ATGAAAAGCACATCTCCCACGCGCACGCGCTCCTCGCTCTCCCTCTCCGAATCGCTCTTCCACCTCTCCCTCACCATCCTCTGTgtctccctcctcctcaaaaCCCTCTCGCGCGAAAATGGCGAACCCCTCATCGCCTCGCTCGCCTTCAGCGGCCTCGCTTTCTCCGCTACCTACAGCATGATTCGTTGGCTGGGCCCGACGTTCATGAAAGCAGGACTTAAGGGTAAAGATATGTCGAAGCGCGATAAGAAGGAGATTCCGGAAACCATGGGGGCGGTGTGCGCGGTGGTTTATCTGTTGATTATTATTGTGTTTATCCCGTTTCCGTTCTATAAGGATATTGTAGCGGCGACGAGCGGAGGCGGAAATAGGGATGTGGTTAGGGAAGGGGGCTTGGAGGCGGGATTGGGCATGGATGTAGAGAATGGGAGGTTTTTGCATAGGTTTCCGCATAGTAAG CTAGCATCCTACCTCTCCGCGGTCCTCTCCCTTCAATCCGTCGTCATCCTCGGAATCGGCGACGACCTTTTTGATATTCGCTGGCGCCACAAATTTTTCATCCCCGCCATCgcatccatccccatcctcatTGTCTACTTTGTCGATTTCGGCGTCACCCAAATCGTCATCCCCATCCCTCTGCAACCCTATCTCGGTGAGCTCTTCCAACTCGGTCCTCTCTACTACATCTACATGGCCTCAATCGCCATCTTCTGCCCCAACAGCATCAACATCCTCGCCGGCATCAACGGCATCGAAGTCTCCCAATCCCTCATCATCGCCTTCCTCCTCGTCCTAAACGACACCCTGTATCTCCTAACCCCCTACCCCCACCCGGCAACCGACTCgcatctcttctccctctacATGCTCCTCCCCTTCATCGGCGTGTCCCTCGCCCTCCTCTCCCACAACTGGTACCCCTCCTCCGTCTTCGTCGGCGACACCTACTGCTATTTCGCCGGCATGGTCTTCGCCATTTGCGGCATCCTCGGCCACTTCTCCAAAACCCTCCTGCTCCTGCTCATCCCCCAAACCTTCAACTTTCTCTACAGCGTCCCCCAACTCTTCCACCTAATCCCCTGTCCCCGCCACCGTCTCCCCTACTTCAACGCTAAAACAAATCTCCTCGAACCCTCCATCACCCCATGGCCTAGCCCGCCGAAAAAACACCagcttctcctcctctccctgcTGCATAAATTCTACCTCATCGATCTCAAATTCAATAGCGAGGGCGAGATAATAGAAAGTAGTAATTTCACGCTCTTGAATCTATGGCTCGTGTGGTTTGGTCCGCGCAGAGAAGATCGATTGGCCATGGAAATCTTGGGAATGCAGATGGTGTGTGGATTGATCGGATTGTTTGTTCGACATCGCTTGGCGCTGTTAATTTTTAAGAGTGATAATTTGAGCGTGTAG